Genomic window (Bombus vancouverensis nearcticus chromosome 2, iyBomVanc1_principal, whole genome shotgun sequence):
GGGCGTTATTGTTTCTTCAATAacgacaaattaatatttttatactctccattttacttattttttttCAACCGAGTTGCACTTTATTATTTCTTGAGCAATTTCCTAGTTTAAGAAATATATAGATCTGTGCTTACTCAATCATTTCttctttaaatataaaacactAAAAATTTCTTGTAACTTTGTTTAGGCAATTTATAGGCAATTTTTAGAGATTAAAAATCAAATACAAAATggttttagaataaataaaaaagaaaggtaTTTGAAAATCATAGTATTCTCTGATAAAAGTAtatctaagagaattttggtcTACGCTAATTATACTTGGAAAACACCTGAGAATCTTCCTTGACATTGTTTAAGGTACCGGAAACTGTTAACATTATCCGGTTGCTTTCTTCCATTAtgtattttcttcttcatttcgtGACCTCCAAAGCATAAATTATATTATGTGCATCGTTTAAATTCATTTTGGAATTGTTATGTTTTTTTTCCatcatttatttttctaatttatatcTATACGTTTGCTTCTATACGATGTTGCATTGTTTGTCTCGTATTGTTTTAAGGGCCATAAAACTTATAATTGGAGCAGCTGCTTCATCAAAGCTTTCTGCCCTAACGTGTCTTAATTAACTTGAATTCGTTGAACTCCGTCATCCCGGGGTTCCGAGCATGATCTTATGTCTCAATTCTTCACCATTTATCTACGTATGAGCGAAAACAATTTCAAACTTTATATATAAATtcgataaaaaaagaataatttttcataCAACGGTACATTTACAAAAGTAGAACCGTTCGTGAAACGTTTCTATCTCCTTTCATTCACGCGCCATTCCGTTGCTATGTTTCCTAACATGACCAGTTAACAGTTTACGCCCTTCAATCGCGATAAACGCGGTTTTTGCATAGAGAAGGGATCGGCCGAGTGCGATGAAAGGATCGAAAACAAGTAACGTATACAAGAATCGTCACGGGATGTGGTTAGGGCGATTCGAGTACATGGTCATAGGAAGTAGGATGGTCGGCGGAAATTCTCCCCCGAAACAAACGTAGCAAACTCAAACGCTTCGTCTGCATATGTATACAGTAGtatgcatgtatatacatatgtaacacGTACTATATGGTGGGGCTTCTAAAGACACTGTTCGTTTGCACTCTCCCGTTTCCTACGCTCTCTGTCCGGTGAAAAGAGCATAACAGTTTACAAGTGGCAGCCAGCACTTAACCATGCCACGGAGCGGGACAAGAAACTAGCGCCGCGTGCGTGATAGCCGATCGCGAATTAAAGTGGAACGCTCAGCGTTTAATCTTGTTCTATTGCGAGACGTTTTGTAGAGAACTCTACGCATTCGTGTCCGCTGTTGTCATTCTCACCGTTACAGTTTCAATTGTAACATCTATTCAATTGTACAGTTACAGTTGCTCTTATTCTTTCGTAATTGTCATTTTGCTCACTTCTAATAGCTTCTTGCGATATATAATATTGTGCCTTAAGAGGACGGATTGAACATTCGAAAGTGTAAAAGAGTTCGACATGCAATTGTTGCTCGATGTTGTAATCGTCGTTTGATTGTGCAGTCGTGAAGGTTATTGTGATTTGTGAATGAAAGAGAAGGCGTGAAGTGAAAAGATGCGATCGATGAAAGTGTAAAGTGATTTAGTGTGGAATTGTCCCTTATCGTTTCTATTGAATCATAATCTTCTTGGGTTTTGATTAATTGTCATATCGTAAATGTTTCAAGTAAGCACGGTCTGGCACGAGATATGACTGTTTAAAAAGCAAAGTGATCTTTCTTATTCATAACATTTTTgcgtatttaaaataaagtatcgtgttattttttttttagtaaagtattttatttttaatatatgtatatttgtcaAATTACTATAAATATGACTAGAGTGATACGCAACATTCCTCTAGATTGCAAGTCGTGATTGATTCTAGATtggatttaaatttaaatctgCAATTGAAAGTAAATCCtattaatattgaattttcTTAAAAACGATCAATTTATCGAATCAGCTAGTTTACCAACCATGAATTTTTCTCCTAAAACATAACATCTTACAGTTAGTATCTGTAGCTGCGCGTAAgtcattaaattttatttatctttaacTTTTTCAAACAGTATTTCCAAGACATGCATAATCCAAATGActgaacaattttatgaaatcgCATAATAAGTCAACAACTTCACAATCAAGCGAGGTAGAGAAATAGGTTCATACAAAGTATAAAATGATCTTTATAAAGTAATCTGCGGATGAGCTCTAATAGGTTGGTGGACGTTGCTAGAAattggagatatttcatttggaaTCAATTTTCCACGGAGCAGAACGGTGAAAGTCTGGAGCGTGAATGCGCGTAATTGGTCTCTTATATTCTATGTTTGGCATTCTGGCGAGCATTTCGTACAATTTCTCACGAATTCTTGGATAACGAAATTTCTGCCGGTCAGAAATGGGCTTACCTTCAAATAAACGCCAGTCTCTCTTGCGAATCGCGTTCTGTATGGAAGACTTTAGTAAACTGTTGAGGATTTGAATATTGTTTGAGCAATTATTTAAGTTCTGATTATTATTCGGTTGATATTTTCAAGAATTATACGAGTTTTAACATTATGGATATCGTAAGCATTCTGAATATCTTTCAGAATTGTTCGAACATTATTTAATATCAGTCGAGTACCTTACAACCCTTTTCTACCATTGTATTCTATCTTAACCTAAAAAACAAAGTACTAAAATTTGAGACAATTTTTACAATCATCGTTTCACCGTTCTGTTCCATCGAACATCTTCTAACCTTAACCTAAAAAGGAAGACAACCAAGAATTCTCCGCATAATTTGAATTACCGCTCCCTTCATACAGAAACATAAATCATATCACGGAAACGTGCAAAGGTGACATTTATTGTCAATGCCTGTCCCCCATTACTGAAAAAAAGTAAAGAACAcgcaaagagaaaaagaaggaaaaagaaagaaaggaagacgtTCTCACGCGATAAACGTCGAAGCTCCCGCTTTCGTGATACTGTTACGTGGTGCCCGGGGGGTAAAGAAGCAACGAAAGGAAAGTGATACGGGAGCCGTGCTCTATTCGCCGACATTGCGGTCCGCGGAGGAAGTGCACGCGTTTCACCTGCTGATCCCGTCGCCGCAGACCATAGTGTTTTCAGTCGCGTGCCGGAACGAGGACAGGTCAAAAACCACGCAAAACCACGCTGATAATTCTTAGTGATTCGCTGTTACTTAAACGCGATTTACTTCATTAATAGATCGTGAATGATTAGACAAATTTATATTCCGGTAATTATGCAATTTAGTGGCAATTTCCCAATTGCGTTCTCAATTACTAAACGGCAATTGTGATTTTTGTTTGTGATTTTCTGAATGGATTATTGAATGCATTTTGTAATTTGAAGTTGCCCGTGATATCTGTGAGCAGAGGTGACTTAAATTGCATTATAAAATAATCTGTAGTTGATTGCAAAATTTATTGGAGTACTCTTTTGACTTGTACCAAGAAATATCGCATTATCGTAAGtcaattcaaattatttaatcaAGGTACATACGTGCATCGCTATAATAAAGTTAAAATCAGTGAAGTTCATTAATATAAAATCATTTATTCAAAACCgttcattaataaaatataaaatcgatcGAAATTCGTGAGTCTAAAAAGATCAGTGAACTTTTTCAATGATATAACATCACAAAAGCGACTCTCCCAGTTCACGTCTGCAAAAAATTATCTCCTCCCACTCGCTGTACTCAAAGAACCCAAGAAACCCATGAATCCCCCATGAATCAGCGTCTGTTACCAACAAATTACTCAGCAAATTCTCGCTCCCTCCGCATCGAGGAAAGCATTTCATCATCCTGATAACCAGAATCATTCGCCGAATAACCAACAAAAAGCAGGCAGTCAGCGGACATCCTCTCAGATACCGACCACTCGACCACTGTATACTTAGAATACCCCGTTTCCGGTTACAAACCATTCCCTTGATACATCTGTCCGACTTAATTTTTCCCCCATCACACAACCAAACCAAGGAACTCGACGACGAAATGCATTTACGTGAAAGCATCGGATGACATGCCATTGACGGAACGAAGATCATGCAACAAGAAGGATTGCAAATGCGTGATATGTCGTGAACTGACCAACTACAGGATGCCTGGTAACCTAGAGGCTCCACCTCGTCGCGAGGGCGTCAACTTCATCCTGCGTCGCGCCCTGCCTTTTACTAGTAAATCACCGTCTAAAGAATGGTTAAATATAGGTAATAATATACCCAATTCTGGTGACCCTAAAGATGGTACCGCGATGGAAGAAATTAATCACAGGGAAGAAATGGAGGGTACGATGATACCGGTAACCGGCTGTAACATTAAAAAGAGTGACAAGGAGATAGCTCATAAGACTGTGATCTACTTCGGTGATACGAATCAGAGACCAAATCACAGATTCAACGGTAAGGAATCTCCAGCTCAATTAACGAACAAAGGCGAGTTAAAAATAATGGAGTCGAAGAAGGAAGAGCAAGTTGCTGATGGTCTAGAGGACGAAAGGTGTGGTGGAAAGGAACAAAACGAGAGGCAACGGTCCACGGCGAGTCTGGTAGAGGAAGAGGACGTCAAGGTCACGCACGAAATCGTGGTGAACGTCAGCCCTAGCAGGGAGGACGTGCTGAAGATCGAGGAGGATGAAAGCCAGGTCGAGGATTATTGGTCCTTGCCGGGGGACAACACCGGGTTCAAGGCAGACTGGAGCTTCGTTCAACAGTGGCGCCTGAGGGGGTAAATCAAGCGAGCATTGCGTTTACCATGACGATGAAAAATGAGCATGTTACCCGTGAGGCCCGCATATGGAATTCGCGTAACCGCTTGGCGGTTCGGTCTTCGTCGTATTTAACGGTTTTTGCGGAAACTTATAAGTGGTCGCGGGAAATGGATTGTGAGGTTTGATGGACGACACACGGTCGGTGTTTCGCTCATGGTCCGTTGGATGAAATGAAGTTATGATGGAAAAGTTTAAATTATCCGGTCAGTTTGAGTATTTTTATGAGAAgcttcgacaaatttttatgttAGTTTTAGATAAATTCCAAGTTTGTATAAGTTTCCATCGATAGTTGAATTTTCAGATTTTAGAAAGGCAATTATTACTCGAACTTCCTTTCATCTCATCCATTTGCAATGGTTTTTTGCCTTTGGAAATTTATAAACAGCTAATAAGATTCACTAACGCGATACGAAGTTAACTAACAATAAGAAAcgcaaaaaattgaaaatattttagacTACAACCTGGTAGATTatttaaaatctttttttttaatcgtaGTTAAATAAAAACGTATAATTGAGGCATCCATAGGTGGAACAGATGCTTTGTATGTAGAAATTGGTTGCTGAGGTAAAACTAGTTATAACAGAGCATAGAGATCggtataataaaacattttaacaACAGGTATAAAAAACACAATTTAGCAGTATTAACAATTTTAATTGCATCGCTAtgtacaaataaattatttgtataaaataaattaatcgaaATACGCATGTGCTATAGATAGAAAAAATGTCCGTGATAACTGCAATGATCTTTTAAATAGAAATCATTATGGTTATAGTTTTTGTCAGTTATCACGTTTTTTTAATCTATTTTGATCGAATACCCGACTCTAAAAGAACAAATTATTCTCACCGGGCATAATTGGGTAAGCCCCTGTGAATGAAACGTTTATCAGCTGCAGCGCTCCTCCTCGCGACTATCTGTAATTGCATTAAGGGCGCGTTTCCACTGGTCCGCATGAAACACGCGCATGCGGAACAGTTCAAGTAAAAAGCAGGTGCATGATTCGGAGGCTTGCACGTACCacgaatattaatttatatcgaGTGAGTCACGCGATTTAAACATACGAAGATCACAGGAAAAGGCACGATAAGTATATCTTTATTAGTCGCTTTCATTGTAATATCACTTTGTAAGACtaaaaataactaaaatattatttattgaactACGCTTGCTATATTATTTGCAAATTCGTTCCGGAGATGAAATATTTGTTTTGTAACTTCAATCGTGGGATGGTGGCGTAATTTGAAgattaaataagtataatttccATCGGCTTTTTCCTGTTAGGAGGGTAGACTAGTTTGCTTGATGATGAGCATTAGACGGGAAGAAAAGGGATATTATATCCAAACGTGAAAGCTTACTGTCATTATATAATACAAGTTTTGTTTTTCTTTGGTTTTGTTATCATTAGTTGTACACGAGTTCTATTGAGGATTGTGTTACTGATTTAGGGAAACAGAGGGTGTGTTTATATCATTCGTTAACGGTATTAAGTACAATTTTAATTTCAGAGGAAATGGTAAATAAAAGTGTGAAACTTGTTTCACCAGAACATTACTCTTCTAGGTCAGTTAGTATCTGTGAAATTAGTACACTGTGCAGcatttacttttatatttaatatagtaTACACAAATAGTATAAAAAGGTTAGAATACTGCATACCTAAGTTACTTTGAAATCTGCACAAATTTCACAATAAAACTTAACAATCAATCCTCGTACCTTGCACCATTAACCCTTTATATACATTGATTTACTAGTAGAAACCAGTCGATGTCGATTTGTCTCCTCTCCCCTGCATCACAGCTACATCAACATTATTCAACCGGCAATGTATATAATTTCCTAGAAAATTTCCATTAATCAAGTCACTTTTACTTAATGTTAATCCATTAAATCTTTATCCATGTGGCTCTCGAACTAAAGGTTGGAATTTACCCTTTTTCAACGACTTCAAACTCAACGTCAAAATACACACCTGTACGTACGATGGAAACGCGACCTAATGGGAAACACGCAAGCTCCGTCGCTTACGCAGAAACCGGCTCGTACGATTAATTACAGGCCCGGGAGGATCGCCAAGAAGACGACCGTAGATTTTTGGAACGCGATACTTTTCTCTGAATTCGAAACAAATCGAATTTATTTCCGAGTCGGGTCATTTGCTCATCGAGAAAGAATTTGAAGCGCGTGGACGCCCTACGCGACCAACAATAGCGAGAAACAAAGAGGTCACAATCGAGATACACGAAACACATGTAGACCATGATCTACCTTTCCCAAAACTTATCGAGCACGTGAATCTCTTGCTATTTTCATACGGCtacaaatattgttaatttGTACGCTTGAACCGTGTTCATGTGTTCATTCGTGATTCGTTCGCATGCAATCCTAGGTTATATAATATTAGGGCAATACCGGGCATAAAAAAAATCAACAAATATGTAAGAAACAACAACTCATAACTTTTATCGACCGCTTTTATCGATCGAGCGCTACACGAATCAATTTCCGTGAATAGAGAGCGCTTTTAATGAATCAATGAAATAGATGGGGTTAACGATTAGGCTGTGTAAACAATTATGTATCATGCAATTTACGAATGAAAGTATTATATATCATTGTAtaatacatattgtatatataaatattcagtTAATCCTAATATAGAACAAAAACAACAAACCTCAAATAATCAAAAGCATACGATAAGCGATAAATATCAttcatcacgatattacatcagaatacataaattattacatatatttcgaTGCAGTGATCTTTcataatattctattatatttatcTCTCCAATCTCTGATGAAGACATTGAATACTTTTGTTGCTCCATAGATTCTGAGTTCATTCGAGAACGTGATTTCTTTCAAAGCTAAATCGTTCTAACGGAATACGCGGTAACCAAGTATTTTTTCAATGTTCTTGCTTTTTCAAGGCGCAGTGGAAAAGAAAGATCGAACTGGCACGGGCTTCGCTGGATTATAATTATTTGGCGGGCAATTAACGAGAAACTTGCCTAACAGGATATCGAATAACGTGGCCCCCCGTATATGCTCTACACGCGCAGCTAATGTGTAGTAATAGTAGACTTTATAGAACAGTAGTTTATTTGATTATATCAATGTAGATaatcatataatttaatattttttggttaattagttaaattatttaattatgaattctTTTGGGAAGGAATATCCACTTCTTCGAAAAGATAGTATATGAATTAATTTACGTATTGTATTTACGTAAATTACGTATGAATTAAattacggatatttatgcatttatggaaaattttcaaaatttaaatgtgctaaatttatttcaaaaatttgaaatgatctaaaaaatttttatagacCGGCCGGTGGCAGTGGACGAGAATTGTACTGTCCTCCATACTCGAAGGACTTCACGGAAAGTTCTCCAAAAAACGGTGTTCATAATATGGTTCACATGGTGGCAGAAAGGGACACAGACAGCGTTGCTCCAACGCCAACGCCTCAACATCCCCATCACTCTCAACACTACCATCTTAGTTTACATGAAATTCGCGCGCTTCAGGTATTTTAATGTCCTTTTTGCAATCTGAGTATTTTTTAATTCATCCATCCATTCATTAGTGTTGTGATAGTGATATGAACGTGGTATTCGACTTTCCATTCTCATTCTCAAGAACTTAATCATTACACAATTCTAAAGATACTAATACTCCAACAATCTACTCCTTATTCCTTATATTCCTTCTTCACCATCCATCATCATCTCACGATATATTATCATGATGTTGAAGAGCAAACGCTATAAAATATGAACATCTTTTGTAGAGGCGACCAGAATGTACCGGTAATAGTTCATCAGATGAAAATCGATCGTCAGGACATGCAAGCATGTCGGACACAGGTGGCCACACGAGTAGCAGTTCACCACCGCATCGTCATCATAGGGCACACAGTCCACAGCAGCTGAACTCTGTGCCAGAAGACGATCGTTTATCGGCCTCGGTTACTCAGAGAAATGGCAGGAATAGATCTGGACAGAATCGTAACAGACACAGAGCTACACCCGCTAAGGTGTGCTTTTTGCAATAACATAGAAATCCATTGTTGATAAAAATCATTAccttaaatttctttttccaataACTATATTGTAGTTACAGGTGCCATGGTCAGGTTCTGGCTTAGAAGATATCAAACTAGCAATTCAGCAGCTTACTATGCGTTCCCATAAATCGTCTTCCACCTACTCCTCCTTGAGCGGATCCGAGAGTTCAGAACCAGCTGTAAGGAGACTGATGAGACACTCCAGCCTAGAAACCATAAATACCAACGTAACCAGTGCTGACGAGTTCGTCTGGGTAGACTCTCATAATCGGCTGGTAGAGTTACAGCAATTACCATGGACGCACCACGACGTCCTTCGCGTGTTGCAAAATGGTCGCACTAGAGAACACATGGAGCAAGTCTCTATGGAAACGATACCGCGTCTCTCTTACCTGCTGCAACGGGCGCTGGTTAGAATCGGTCGAGAAACTCAGAGACTGGCTAAACCTGTTGGTCTATGCAGTAAACACGAGGTATACAGCGCATTCAAAATCGTGCTTTGTCCGGCCTTAGCAGATTCTTGTACCAAGGTACGTGAAATAAAACACGTGATTCGTTGATGTGATAATTAAAGATGAGTAAATTGCTAATTTAATATACTAGACATAAATTGCTTATCTAAATACCCTTTATTATCTTATTCATTAAtcaatattaatagtaataaaacaTATTATGTTACACTGATATTAGCAAAGGCTAAAATTGAGCTGATTAAAATAAATTCGTCATTGTATCCCTCAGGATTCATAAAGGTATAAATTCAACTTTACACCGTAAGCGTTTGATCCGCGTGAATTTAGAAGATGGCGGGTGTCTCCCTGCTTACATAGGAAATAACCCTAAGCGGACAAAGTACAAACTCTGTACTATATAGCCATGCactaatttttatatatgtttgtTCTATACACGCTTGCTTTAACTAGGAATCACTTACAAGGTAATAATATAGTAATGTAAAAACAGATAATACAATAAAGATAGGTAATGTTATAGTAACATAATGGGCTCATAAAATAGGCTCATATCAGAAAACACTTATTCTAATAGCTAAGTTTGTTTATATTGAATGTATTATATGTAAACAGCAATATTTGAATAATAGTTAGATAATCAATCGAGAAAGTACGACCATAAAACTAGACAACTTCTTGTCCCAGTAATAGACGGGTATTATATTTTGGCGACCTTGAATAACAGACAGATTTCAGGCAAATTATTATTACGTTAGTACAGACATTCATCTACTTATTGTCTTTTTATAGGCCTGCTTGCGTGCTGCAGCGATGTTCGCCGTATCTGGCGATCAATTAAAGCAATCGAAAGCATCTCGATCCGGGCTACAACTACCAGTGGGAAGATTTCTTCGTTGGATGTCTGATGTACGACTAGGAAGAATGATACACGAGTATGCAGCCATATATTTGACCGCTGGAATCGAAAATCTGTTGGAAGAAATACTACTACAATGTATACCGACTGATCCCCATACAACATTGACTGCAACCATGTTGGAACATGCTATTGCAAACAGTGGAGATTTATGGGGTCTTCTGCAACCGTACGCGCATCTAAATGCTGGTCGAACGGCATCaggtaaaattattttgttagGAACTAAGCTAGATAGGCAATAATTATTTACGCGAAAAGTATTCTTGTATTTTCCAACGtgctaattaatattattttaaaattcattatttCCCGCTTTAACCATATTATGACCCCATCTACTACTTAATTACTATAGTTAATTACGATTACTAAtgtaattcttctcttttttttactgTTAACCGATATATTCCAGAacttattaaaaaattcatcaGACAATAAATATTCCTAGTAAGCTTTGAATtttcttatataaattattagctttttaacgtattaagatgtattataaatgaaataaatcgaTCATTTAATCCATTTTCTTATCTTAGGAGAATACTCCCATATTCCATAATCTTAGGAGAATCTCATAATGTTCGCAGGTGCACTTGCCATGCCACGTTGGGCCAGTATCAGTTCTCTAAATTCCTCCTCATCATCTCGCAGCGGAAGAGATGCAGCGGGATCAGCGTTAGAACCGTCGCTTTTAACCACCTGCGTAGGATCAATGTCAGAACTGGTAGATTTAATATCAAAAGTAGCTCAAGCAGGACGTTCACCTATACCTTTAACAACCAAGGCATTGAATGCTCTCTTTTATTACATGAGGTGTTCGCAGGTTTGTCCATTTGATCCTAATCTTTGCTCCCCTTTTCTATTGTCTGAacgtaatgtaataaaacaatatttatacAGTTGGAACACGGTGAACGAGGTTCCGGGATACAAGAACTCGCATACGAACGAGCGTACGTCGTACTTCCGCCACTAGTTGAATGGCTAAGAGTTGCGACCGCTCATGCAGAACACAGGCACGGTCTAGTTGTGGATCAAGATGACATTAATCAAGCTGCCAGATTGCTATTGCCCGGAGTAGATTGTCCTGTTAGACCGATATGGTAATACATATTAGAATTTACAGAGTGATAAAAGTACCTTGGATACCCTATAAGGCAAGGTCCCAAAATGTAACGTTAACTCTTTAATAAGGTTTTGTAATAAACTTCGTTCACAGCTTCGAGGAAGTTTCAGTCTGCTCGAAGCGCATTGACGATTCTGAATACGTCCGGCTCCTAACTATGGATATGGCCTTCAAGATGCTAACAAGCGGTCGTGCAGATTTAATAGCTCAAGCCATGCCTCTTTTACCGTCAACAAAGATCAACACTGTGAATGATAATGGCTTCACTGCTTTAATGATAGCGTGTATAAACAGTGATGAAACCGCTGTTCTAGCATTGTTAGACGCTGGCGCTGATTTAAACATCGAAAGTCCACCTCCATCCACTGGACAATCAGCGAACACACCTTCCAAGGCTCCAGCAGCTCTAAATGTATCAAATGCTAGAAGTCCAATGACGTCATCTGCTGTAATGACTCCAGGAAAGAATGTGCAGTCTTCAAATTCGTCTTCCAGTTCACCTAGTGCCTCTAGTAACGTTTCTAATAGTACATTCTGTAATCAATCTGGATTCAATGCAGAAACGCAACATTGGACTGCTTTAACCTACACGGCGTTGTTAGGACATTGTAATATTGCTAGAATATTATTGGAGAGGGGTGCAGCTGTTGAAGGTGGGGCTAAATTGAGCGAAGATAAATCTACGGTTACACCATTGCAAGCGGCTACGGCATCTGGCAATTATGAAATGGTTGCACTTCTGTTGGCTCATGGAGCTCAGCCGTTTTTATCTACTTTGATAAAAGATTCATTTTCATACTCTGGTTCTGCTCAGCGGGGCTGTTATAGgcaagtaaaatatttattttaattttcctgATGACAGATCTAATATAGTTTATTATTGTCCAAAGAAGTAGTAAATTATAATTGCTTTGTATTCTTATCTTACAGTGCAATATCAGTAGCAACAGCTCATGGTCAGAGGAGTTGTCTTCATCAACTGTTGTCTCACCCATTAAACTTCTCTGCCAAACGAGGAGAGAAAGAAGTATTGTCATTGGAAGAAATTTTGGCAGAAGGTAGTGCCGGTACTAGTCCTCAACAACAAACTGTAGATGGAAGAGGAAATAGAAGAGAAGGCAAAGAGCCAGTCTTTAATAAAGTTCAAACTAAAGCTTTACAAGAAGCAATGTACCATAGTGCTGAAAGCAACCACTTAGGTAAAATAAATTTGGAAAAAATCATCTTAAAAaagtatacttatatattttttgtataaacATATGAATTTTTACACAGATATCACGATGGAACTTCGCGGATTAAAAGTGGGCTGGACGTTACATTGCTGGATGCATAGTCTTGCAACAGCTCACGAAATAAGATTAGATTCGGTAATAGATCAATTACTTCAAGATTTTCTTCAAGTTTGCCCAGATGACTATTCGACACAATTCGTACAAGAATGTCTCCCACTGTTGTTTAACATTTTTAGATATAGTAAAGTAAGTCATATTTCAACTTGATTAAAGTTGAGTTGAATAAGGATATTTCTTATATCTTTCGGCTTGTATTTTTTCTATAGAAAGAAGGAACGACGCTTCTCCTCGCGGATATTTTCTGTACGTGCTTTGGATGGGAACCAATAAAACCTATTCGAGATACAA
Coding sequences:
- the LOC117163204 gene encoding ankyrin repeat and BTB/POZ domain-containing protein 2 isoform X1 — its product is MPLTERRSCNKKDCKCVICRELTNYRMPGNLEAPPRREGVNFILRRALPFTSKSPSKEWLNIGNNIPNSGDPKDGTAMEEINHREEMEGTMIPVTGCNIKKSDKEIAHKTVIYFGDTNQRPNHRFNGKESPAQLTNKGELKIMESKKEEQVADGLEDERCGGKEQNERQRSTASLVEEEDVKVTHEIVVNVSPSREDVLKIEEDESQVEDYWSLPGDNTGFKADWSFVQQWRLRGPAGGSGRELYCPPYSKDFTESSPKNGVHNMVHMVAERDTDSVAPTPTPQHPHHSQHYHLSLHEIRALQRRPECTGNSSSDENRSSGHASMSDTGGHTSSSSPPHRHHRAHSPQQLNSVPEDDRLSASVTQRNGRNRSGQNRNRHRATPAKLQVPWSGSGLEDIKLAIQQLTMRSHKSSSTYSSLSGSESSEPAVRRLMRHSSLETINTNVTSADEFVWVDSHNRLVELQQLPWTHHDVLRVLQNGRTREHMEQVSMETIPRLSYLLQRALVRIGRETQRLAKPVGLCSKHEVYSAFKIVLCPALADSCTKACLRAAAMFAVSGDQLKQSKASRSGLQLPVGRFLRWMSDVRLGRMIHEYAAIYLTAGIENLLEEILLQCIPTDPHTTLTATMLEHAIANSGDLWGLLQPYAHLNAGRTASGALAMPRWASISSLNSSSSSRSGRDAAGSALEPSLLTTCVGSMSELVDLISKVAQAGRSPIPLTTKALNALFYYMRCSQLEHGERGSGIQELAYERAYVVLPPLVEWLRVATAHAEHRHGLVVDQDDINQAARLLLPGVDCPVRPICFEEVSVCSKRIDDSEYVRLLTMDMAFKMLTSGRADLIAQAMPLLPSTKINTVNDNGFTALMIACINSDETAVLALLDAGADLNIESPPPSTGQSANTPSKAPAALNVSNARSPMTSSAVMTPGKNVQSSNSSSSSPSASSNVSNSTFCNQSGFNAETQHWTALTYTALLGHCNIARILLERGAAVEGGAKLSEDKSTVTPLQAATASGNYEMVALLLAHGAQPFLSTLIKDSFSYSGSAQRGCYSAISVATAHGQRSCLHQLLSHPLNFSAKRGEKEVLSLEEILAEGSAGTSPQQQTVDGRGNRREGKEPVFNKVQTKALQEAMYHSAESNHLDITMELRGLKVGWTLHCWMHSLATAHEIRLDSVIDQLLQDFLQVCPDDYSTQFVQECLPLLFNIFRYSKKEGTTLLLADIFCTCFGWEPIKPIRDTTLSSGSRIDPKFVNNPELSDVQFRVEGRVFYGHKIVLVTSSPRFRNMLSSKLCEGNPPIVQINDIRYHIFQMVMEFLYHGGCATLEVNQSDVLELMAAANFFQLDGLLRYCEAQCSSMVDLDNIVSMYIHAKVYNATQLLEYCQGFLLQNMVALLTYDDSVKRLLFAKKLPNHDVLAGLLLTLQARIKARRSQQQNKIKA
- the LOC117163204 gene encoding ankyrin repeat and BTB/POZ domain-containing protein 2 isoform X4; translated protein: MGPAGGSGRELYCPPYSKDFTESSPKNGVHNMVHMVAERDTDSVAPTPTPQHPHHSQHYHLSLHEIRALQRRPECTGNSSSDENRSSGHASMSDTGGHTSSSSPPHRHHRAHSPQQLNSVPEDDRLSASVTQRNGRNRSGQNRNRHRATPAKLQVPWSGSGLEDIKLAIQQLTMRSHKSSSTYSSLSGSESSEPAVRRLMRHSSLETINTNVTSADEFVWVDSHNRLVELQQLPWTHHDVLRVLQNGRTREHMEQVSMETIPRLSYLLQRALVRIGRETQRLAKPVGLCSKHEVYSAFKIVLCPALADSCTKACLRAAAMFAVSGDQLKQSKASRSGLQLPVGRFLRWMSDVRLGRMIHEYAAIYLTAGIENLLEEILLQCIPTDPHTTLTATMLEHAIANSGDLWGLLQPYAHLNAGRTASGALAMPRWASISSLNSSSSSRSGRDAAGSALEPSLLTTCVGSMSELVDLISKVAQAGRSPIPLTTKALNALFYYMRCSQLEHGERGSGIQELAYERAYVVLPPLVEWLRVATAHAEHRHGLVVDQDDINQAARLLLPGVDCPVRPICFEEVSVCSKRIDDSEYVRLLTMDMAFKMLTSGRADLIAQAMPLLPSTKINTVNDNGFTALMIACINSDETAVLALLDAGADLNIESPPPSTGQSANTPSKAPAALNVSNARSPMTSSAVMTPGKNVQSSNSSSSSPSASSNVSNSTFCNQSGFNAETQHWTALTYTALLGHCNIARILLERGAAVEGGAKLSEDKSTVTPLQAATASGNYEMVALLLAHGAQPFLSTLIKDSFSYSGSAQRGCYSAISVATAHGQRSCLHQLLSHPLNFSAKRGEKEVLSLEEILAEGSAGTSPQQQTVDGRGNRREGKEPVFNKVQTKALQEAMYHSAESNHLDITMELRGLKVGWTLHCWMHSLATAHEIRLDSVIDQLLQDFLQVCPDDYSTQFVQECLPLLFNIFRYSKKEGTTLLLADIFCTCFGWEPIKPIRDTTLSSGSRIDPKFVNNPELSDVQFRVEGRVFYGHKIVLVTSSPRFRNMLSSKLCEGNPPIVQINDIRYHIFQMVMEFLYHGGCATLEVNQSDVLELMAAANFFQLDGLLRYCEAQCSSMVDLDNIVSMYIHAKVYNATQLLEYCQGFLLQNMVALLTYDDSVKRLLFAKKLPNHDVLAGLLLTLQARIKARRSQQQNKIKA